One segment of Leptospiraceae bacterium DNA contains the following:
- a CDS encoding DUF3592 domain-containing protein — MKVIPVSLVLFFLYSCISFAPQKSEMLTTEGKIIESRVEKKWKYRSIYMSHNDFHIIVKYEYAVNGIKYYSDKISYWYESFNSGKKAETALTPYPLGKTVTVYYKKENPNISYLQVEDDTKEDSEE, encoded by the coding sequence ATGAAAGTAATTCCAGTTTCACTCGTATTATTCTTTCTATATTCATGTATTTCATTTGCACCGCAAAAATCAGAAATGCTAACTACAGAAGGAAAGATAATTGAATCACGAGTAGAAAAAAAATGGAAATATAGAAGTATATATATGAGTCATAATGATTTTCATATCATCGTAAAATATGAATATGCGGTAAATGGAATAAAATATTACTCAGATAAAATTAGTTACTGGTATGAATCCTTTAATTCAGGAAAAAAAGCTGAAACTGCCCTAACTCCATATCCGTTAGGAAAAACAGTTACAGTATACTATAAAAAGGAAAATCCGAATATTTCCTATTTGCAGGTAGAAGATGATACAAAAGAAGATTCGGAAGAATAA